The Candidatus Saccharimonadia bacterium nucleotide sequence AGACCAGCGAAAACATCCGATACCAGCCACTCGCGTCGATAGGCGGGTATCCAACTAAGGATCGGAAACGACCGGTGAAGGAGGGACGCAACCTTCGCTGAGATCGGCATCGTCAGGAGTGTTCACGGTTACCAAGTGAGCCTTGGACGAGCTGAAGCTATCACATTCGCGGCGACGCCTGTTGTGCATCCCAGCAAAATTTGTCGGCCGATGTTGCAGATGGATCAAAAGCTGAAAGGCTCAGACTGAGCAAATGTTTTCCGGTTTGTCCCCGAAAGCGGACTCCGATCTGCGCGTTAATGAGTGCACGCCCTAACACTACTTTGGCAGATTGAGTTTACGCCGCAATCCCGCGCGGACCCATTGTCGGCAGTTCGGGCAGCGCTGAAGCGGTCGCATGATGAGATCGACGATAGCGTGGCGCACGGCTGGCAAGCTTGGCTGAGGTGGTGGTCCGTTGATTCTTTTTTTCCCGCTTCGCTCGGATGAGGCGACGATGCTGAAGGAAGGCGTAAGCGATCATTGTCATGAGGGCGTGACGGTGAAGGCCTTGCCAGGAGCGTCCCTCGAAATGGTCGAGGCCGAGTTCTTCTTTTAATTGCTGATGCGCCTGCTCACAAATCCATCGAGCCTTGATGATGGCGGCGAGCATGCGCAGGCCCGTCTTAGCGGGCAGGTTGGCAAGATAGTATTTCTTCTCTCCCGAAGGGCGGTGTTCGCCGATGAGCCAGGCCTCGTCCCCCGGCAGATGTTGCTGACCCTTGTCCCTGATCCGCTGCGGTGGTCCGTCGGCCGTGCGCACACGCACAGCCGCAAAGCGGGCTTTGAGCTTTCCCTTCGTGCCGGTGCGCCAGCTGATGTTCTGCCACCTGGCATCAGCGAGCATATCTTCGGCTGCCATCGATAGAATGTTCGGGACGTGCCGCTGACGAGGACGACCGCGCCCGGCAATGGGCCAGATGAGCCGCACGCCGACAGGGTACACCTTGAGGTGACGCGGGATACCAACGGCCCAGGCCAGACTGCGCGCCGTGAGTCCCTGCCGGAATGGCGCGCTCAGCCCGTAACCGGCATCTGCCAGCACACAGCCGAAGCGGACACCGGCTGCGATCATGTGATCGATCTCGGCGAGCGCTATCTCCGGCTTCGTCCGTGCCGTTCGATGTTCGGCCGGAACGCCAGCCCGCTTCAAACGTGCTCGATCGCTCGTCCAGCTCTCGGGGAGGAAAAGGCGCAGCGCTACCGTCACCGGCACCTCGCCGCGCGCCAGCGTCAGTGACACCAGCGTCTGGCAATTGGCCGTCTTGCCCAATGCCGAAGCATATTGCGCAGCGACACCGACCGAGTGCTTGCCTTTCTTCGGCATCGACGTATCGTCGATCACCAACACCGCATCGCTGCCGCCGACGAGCTTATCAGCCTGGATGAGAAGTTCTGTCTCCAGCGGAGCCTCCTTCCAGACGCCAGCAGCAACAAAATGGTGCAGTTGATCATAGTCACCCGGCGCAAGACGCTCTGCCATTGGCTGAACGCTCTTGCGATCACCCGGTCCGATCAGCCCCGCCACGTAAAGTGGACACATTCGCTGCCGTGACCTGTGACCCAAGCGCTCCAGGAACGGCTCGAGCCAGCGCCCAAGCTCGTCTTCCCAATCCGACGTTGTTCCCACCATGGCCGGCCCTCCAAATGCCGACCACCCATGAATCATTGAAAAACTGATTTGGGAATCCCATCACGCTCGTCAGCAGCAAAAATCTGCCAAAGTGGTGCTAGTGCCCTGCGAACAACCAGACCAGGAGAAGCGCGCCCAGGATCACCAGCACGGGGATCCTCGTAGGCTTGAACATCAAGAGCAGCAGGACCGTAACCAGCAAAATGACGATCAGGGTCATGACTGTCCCATGGCGGCACGGGATGACTCGATCCGTTGCGGCTGTGCGGGAGTACACGCGCGCGTGGGGCGCGCCTCGATGTCCGCCCGGTCCGCGCTTTTGGACAGCGGCCGCAGACGCCGTTCCACCAGGGCACCCATGGCCAGGCCCGCGAGCACGTCGGTCGTCCAGTGCGCCAGAATAACGATACGTGTTGCTGCAATGAGGCCGCCAAGTGCCCAAGCGACCGGCGCGGACTTTGGATAGGCCCAGGAGACGGCGGAAGCGACCGCGCCTACATGCATGGCATGCCCCGACGGAAAAGCATCGTAGGGCTTGCCCGAACGAGGTATGCCCCGTCGCGGCCCATGAACCATGCATCGATCCGGCCGTTTCTGGTCGATGAGCCGCTTCAGCAGATGAGGCAGGATGGCGGTCACTACCATGCTCAGAGCCAGATGATCGGTTTGGCGGCGCTCACGATCGTTGCCCGCGCGCGCAGCTAACCATAGCCCTCCCGCGATCACACCAAGGACGTGCTCATCGGCGGCCCAGGTCAGCACCCGAGCTGGCCGTTCCACGGCGGGGCTCGTATAGCGTGCGACCGTCTTCGCGACCCACCGGTCAAGCGCCGTTGCGCCAAAATGCCATAACCCCATTGGAACCCTGACCTCGCGGCCTTAAACAAACCTGCCAAAAAGAGCTTCTTAACTTCGAAAAAACCGAGCCTCACGCACAGGGGACGAGCCATGCAGCAAAATATCAGGGTCTTTGTCGGTCTTGATACTTCCAAGATGAAGATCTCCGTGGCCCTGGCCGAAGATGGCCGCCAGGGCGAAGTCCGCTTTCTCGGCGATATCGAAAACACGCCAAACGCAATGAAGCGCCT carries:
- a CDS encoding IS701 family transposase — protein: MIHGWSAFGGPAMVGTTSDWEDELGRWLEPFLERLGHRSRQRMCPLYVAGLIGPGDRKSVQPMAERLAPGDYDQLHHFVAAGVWKEAPLETELLIQADKLVGGSDAVLVIDDTSMPKKGKHSVGVAAQYASALGKTANCQTLVSLTLARGEVPVTVALRLFLPESWTSDRARLKRAGVPAEHRTARTKPEIALAEIDHMIAAGVRFGCVLADAGYGLSAPFRQGLTARSLAWAVGIPRHLKVYPVGVRLIWPIAGRGRPRQRHVPNILSMAAEDMLADARWQNISWRTGTKGKLKARFAAVRVRTADGPPQRIRDKGQQHLPGDEAWLIGEHRPSGEKKYYLANLPAKTGLRMLAAIIKARWICEQAHQQLKEELGLDHFEGRSWQGLHRHALMTMIAYAFLQHRRLIRAKREKKNQRTTTSAKLASRAPRYRRSHHATASALPELPTMGPRGIAA
- a CDS encoding phosphatase PAP2 family protein, whose product is MERPARVLTWAADEHVLGVIAGGLWLAARAGNDRERRQTDHLALSMVVTAILPHLLKRLIDQKRPDRCMVHGPRRGIPRSGKPYDAFPSGHAMHVGAVASAVSWAYPKSAPVAWALGGLIAATRIVILAHWTTDVLAGLAMGALVERRLRPLSKSADRADIEARPTRACTPAQPQRIESSRAAMGQS
- a CDS encoding IS110 family transposase, whose amino-acid sequence is MQQNIRVFVGLDTSKMKISVALAEDGRQGEVRFLGDIENTPNAMKRLVIKLTGKYQQLLFCYEAGPTGYGLHRQITALGHDCSVIAP